In uncultured Bacteroides sp., the following proteins share a genomic window:
- a CDS encoding M13 family metallopeptidase gives MKARNYLPILAFCLIGGGCSSKKEAALTSGIDFANLDTTALPGTSFYEYADGGWLKSHPLTDEYSRFGSFDMLAENNRKQLKELIEGLAKEKHDEGSVAQKIGDLYNMALDSAKLNKDGYEPIKAELEAIASLKNKEAIYPMMAEMQKKGINPYFHVFVGADDMNSSMNIVQTYQGGLGMGERDYYLENDAKTKEIRDKYKLHVDKMFQLMGYNKGAAQKAANSVMDIETRLAKAARSQVELRDPHANYNKKTMAELKKEYPTFSWNEFFTAIGLKDLKEVNIGQPDAIKEAANIINSVPLNEQIAYLQWNLINTAAPYLSDEIAGQDFDFFGKTMSGKKEQKPRWKRGVSTINSSLGEAVGQMYVEKYFPAAAKERMVALVKNLQTSLGERIKGLTWMSEPTKVKALEKLAAFHVKIGYPDKWKDYSSLAVKDDSYWANIERANGWAHTEMIAKAGKPVDKDEWLMTPQTVNAYYNPTTNEICFPAGILQYPFFDMNADDAFNYGAIGVVIGHEMTHGFDDQGRQYDKDGNLKDWWTAEDAKNFEARAAVMANFFDSIQVAPGVHANGKFTLGENIADHGGLQVSYQAFEHATASAPLKNINGFTPEQRFFLAYANVWAGNIRPEEILRRTKMDPHSLGKWRVDGALPQIQAWYDAYGITEKDPLYLPVDKRVSIW, from the coding sequence ATGAAAGCTAGAAATTATTTACCAATTCTTGCATTCTGCCTTATTGGCGGAGGCTGTAGCAGTAAAAAAGAAGCTGCGTTAACTTCGGGCATTGATTTTGCCAACCTTGATACGACCGCTTTGCCGGGAACAAGTTTTTATGAATATGCTGATGGTGGCTGGTTGAAAAGTCATCCTTTGACTGATGAGTATTCTCGCTTTGGCTCTTTTGATATGCTTGCTGAAAATAATCGTAAGCAATTAAAAGAATTAATTGAGGGCTTAGCTAAAGAAAAACATGACGAGGGTAGCGTTGCCCAGAAAATAGGTGATTTGTATAATATGGCTCTTGATAGTGCAAAGCTTAATAAAGATGGTTATGAACCCATTAAAGCAGAGCTCGAAGCTATCGCTTCTTTGAAAAACAAAGAGGCTATTTATCCTATGATGGCAGAAATGCAGAAAAAGGGCATTAATCCTTATTTTCATGTATTTGTTGGTGCTGATGATATGAACAGCTCAATGAATATTGTTCAGACTTATCAAGGTGGACTTGGTATGGGTGAAAGGGATTATTATTTAGAAAATGATGCAAAGACGAAAGAAATTCGTGACAAATATAAACTGCATGTTGATAAGATGTTCCAATTGATGGGATACAATAAGGGGGCTGCTCAAAAGGCTGCTAATTCTGTCATGGATATTGAAACACGTTTGGCTAAGGCTGCTCGTTCTCAGGTTGAATTGCGTGATCCTCATGCAAACTATAACAAAAAAACGATGGCTGAATTGAAGAAAGAATATCCAACTTTTTCTTGGAATGAATTCTTTACTGCTATTGGATTGAAAGACTTGAAGGAGGTTAATATTGGTCAGCCTGATGCTATAAAAGAAGCTGCTAATATAATTAATTCCGTGCCTTTGAATGAACAGATCGCTTATTTGCAATGGAATTTGATTAATACGGCTGCTCCTTATTTGAGCGATGAAATAGCTGGGCAAGATTTTGATTTCTTTGGTAAAACAATGTCAGGAAAGAAGGAACAAAAACCTCGCTGGAAACGCGGCGTTAGCACTATTAATTCTTCGCTTGGTGAAGCTGTTGGACAAATGTATGTGGAGAAATATTTCCCTGCTGCTGCCAAAGAACGTATGGTTGCTCTTGTTAAAAACTTACAAACATCTTTAGGAGAACGTATCAAAGGGTTGACTTGGATGAGTGAGCCAACTAAGGTGAAAGCTTTGGAAAAACTTGCTGCTTTTCATGTGAAGATTGGTTATCCTGATAAATGGAAAGATTATTCTTCTTTGGCAGTAAAAGATGATTCATATTGGGCGAATATCGAGCGTGCAAACGGTTGGGCACATACTGAGATGATTGCTAAGGCAGGAAAGCCTGTAGATAAAGATGAATGGTTGATGACTCCGCAAACGGTGAATGCTTATTATAATCCAACAACGAATGAGATTTGTTTCCCTGCAGGTATCCTACAATATCCTTTCTTTGATATGAATGCTGATGATGCCTTTAATTATGGAGCTATCGGCGTGGTTATCGGACATGAAATGACTCACGGTTTTGATGATCAAGGACGTCAATATGACAAAGATGGTAATCTAAAAGACTGGTGGACTGCAGAAGATGCGAAGAATTTTGAAGCACGCGCTGCTGTAATGGCAAACTTCTTTGATAGCATTCAAGTAGCTCCAGGTGTGCATGCTAATGGTAAATTTACTTTAGGAGAGAATATCGCTGATCATGGTGGTTTGCAGGTTTCATATCAGGCTTTTGAACATGCTACTGCAAGCGCTCCTTTGAAAAATATAAATGGATTTACACCGGAACAACGTTTCTTCTTGGCTTATGCTAATGTTTGGGCAGGTAATATAAGACCAGAAGAAATTTTACGTCGTACTAAGATGGATCCTCATTCATTAGGAAAATGGCGCGTAGATGGTGCTCTTCCTCAGATCCAAGCTTGGTATGACGCATATGGTATTACTGAGAAAGATCCTTTGTATTTACCTGTTGATAAAAGAGTCTCTATTTGGTAA